A stretch of DNA from Pyxicephalus adspersus chromosome 5, UCB_Pads_2.0, whole genome shotgun sequence:
GAAAAGGCTTAAAGGAAGCCAGTATTAGGACCAAGTCATATATGTATACttgaagaatttaaaaatgttttaaatgaacaCAAAACAGGATAAAAGGTGCCATAAACTTTTTAGTTACTAAACAATTAGATCTAATATTGCATTCACTTGTCTATTATGTATTGACAAACTCTTGATAAATGTTTTGACAAAAGATTCACCCAACCTtgagccaaaatgtattttttttacataaattagcTGTGTGAATCTaaactgaaaagttttatttacagaccccctatttttttctccaacagATCACTTTGAgccaaaataatggaaaatggaACCTATACATTTATCAAAGTACATgaatcaaaaacaaataaaagaattcGGGCTGTAAAATGAGAAGTTAGATGTATGGTTCAACGCAATCCTCTCTCTAAAGACCCATATGTGTCATATAAATTATTATAGGTAAACCTAGAACTCTGGATTTACTAAAGTGGGCCACAGACCTAAACACCCTGAACAATGAAAAGTAGAAATTTCCTTTACAACAATCAGACCCCTGCTGTCAATCATTGATCAAAATTTCACATACAATAACTAAACTAAGCTGCTAAGGagtacagcttttttttccttttgttcaatttttttttttatagctgagCCATAATATAGTCAGACACTTAATAAGCTGTACTTCAGCCTAAAGCATCAGGAATGTCTGAATTTCTCAGTGAATTAAAAGGATAAAAATCAATTCCATCACCAAAATAGTAGCACACATGgtttatataatatgtttattgaaggttaaaaacatttaaatcaacaGGAAATAATTGGCAGCACTAAGGAATGTCAACAGTTTGCCTAATGTGACTTGTTTTTAGAAGTATAGAGATGATTAGGTAGGATGCAAAGTTTAAAACATGTTGggtttaaaaccctcactatctGTGTAGAACCCTATTTGCATGTATTTCTATGGTTTTCTCCCACAATCTAAAAACATACTTCTTGGTTATTTGACTAAGGCTGACCAAAGTATGTAAATGAGTGTCACAGGAACACTATATACTGAGCTTCTTCTGGGTGTAAAGGactaatgtaaattattttaaatatttgcacctgaaactttttgttttacattgacGAAGGGGGATTTTACCCCTGCTTGATCCTTATTCTTGTCTATGACCCCTGTAGAGAAAACCTATACCTATCCATACTGCTTCTTGGGAACACAGGGCTCAGCTGTGAGCTGAATTCCCTGAATTCATCTTTAGAGTGCATTCTTCATATATTCCTATGGATCTTCAGCTATGGGGACCATGATACAATCATTCTGAGACCAGATCCTTGGGGAGCTCTATAcagcaatatatagaaaaaacataGAGTAAGGAGAGGCAAAATGTAATCTCCTTAAAGAACTTTTGAACaggattaaaacaaaattttgcttACTTTACGCAAAAAAAAATCCacgaataaataaataaagagcacATTGTGGAGATGGGGTCAAGTACCACAGTTTGAATGGAATTTAAATGTTCTCTCCATATCCACAATCCAAGATTAGGTTAGGTGACTTAAGTCTAAACTTGCGTCTGTGTGAGCACAAAGATCTTCTGTGTGCCCTAAAATGTTCTGAGTCAGCAATAATCTGAATTTAGGAAAAGAAATGCTTTGACCTGCTTGGTTGCTTATCTATTCTTCTCCACTATGACCACAGGAATCATGATTAGATTCAGCTTTCCTTCTTAATAGGTGCACAAGACACGGTCTCACGTAAAAATATATTAGTGGTTGAGTTAATTAAATGTGGTTGTTTTATGGCACGCTTAAATGCATTGCTAATTTGACTGCTGTAGTACAGATttgctacattaaaaaaacatatttgtattattatgatTTCCTGGCTGCTTGCTAAATCAGCCTTTAATACCATTTGTTCTAAATTTTTGTCTTGTCGGTATTCATTTTTGGCTTAATATACATTCACTCTAAAATAGTACACAATATAACACAGATGAACTGTATTGAATGTCTTTTGGTATGTTAATTGGAAAAAATGGCAAGTGGTGCCAAGAAAATTGTATGGCAAAGAAACACCATTTGTTCCACTTCCATTAAAAGAGTAATAGTAGACCGTACAAGTAATATTTAAGAACACATATAGAGATCACATAGGGATCATATAGATCTATAACGTGGTAATATCATTATAAGTGATCATcactaagatatttttttttttactggaaacgACATTCTGTAATCAGGGTAATGTGATAAGGACATTGTCGGCAATTTGAGAGGTGAAAATGTGCATTAAGGTCAAACAAGGCTACTGCTACAGTAGAACAGAAATATGCCTACAGCGATATAATTAACCCCATAAATGGCAGGCCCTTCATGAATAAACGGAAAAAAGATATTGATAAAAAGTAAAGATGAggaaaaaacgcacatttttaaaatcatactATTTCCTTTTTCAATTTTGGCAATTCCTGAATTTAAAGCTTATATACAACCTATACCTTGAGATCAGCAAAGTCCAGGAACCACCTAAATGCATGAAAAACGGATATGTTTGGACTGTGAGCATTACAATTCagcatattttttgttataactCATCACAAAAACTCATACTGTGcttaatttaaatattagtttattagtaAGTGAAAAACCACCAAGtccatatgtttttaaaaataagggGATTTTTACtggtatacaaaatataatgacTATTATTATTACCACAGCTTATACTAGTccatttttttgcagcaaacaaTCTTTGGTACGATATGTAGAAAAATGACCAACAATTATTAGTGAGAGAAACCAACATACTATACAGTGATGGAAATGCTTTCATATGTggaattcttttaaaatgtttttcggTCCTCTATAGTTCACTGTGTGGAATGTCtttacaaaaacctaaaaaaacaagaaaaacaaatactgctCAAATGACAACAAATCATATGGCTTTAAGTAATCATAGATACATAAACAGCATTCAGTATGCTACTAGCCTATTTCAACAGTGTATTGAAGAAGATACCTTTTGATAAGGTAATATAGGATCAAAGGACATCATGTGAACTGCAATTTTTAGGTCAAGTACAATTGCCAATTGTGAAAGTTTTGTGCTTTATAATGAAGAACGATGACAGCAAAAgcagtattataaatattaaaatgaaatttactCTAAAAAATATGCCATCTAATTTATTTCCCTAGAGATCTAAGATCTTTCTATAAAGCACCATTAAAAAAGTTCTCTCCAGTccaaagctttattttaaaatatgacatgGCATATCTAATAGCCCTTAGTAGATTGCTTGCAACATATATTTGGATTAGACCTGTAGATCGAAGAGACTTGTGATGATCACTAAGAAATAGTACCTAATATTAGCCTCCACATGCTCTTCTTTCATTAGGCTGTGTGGCAGGTCCACTGATCAGGATGGATTATCATTTTTATCTGGTCTTTCATATTAAGCATTTATGTATCTTGTTCTGATCATTACATTGTACTTGCATTGTAAAACCACACCTTCCTTTAGAACAAATGCTCCTGTAGTGTTAACCTACAACTCACTCATCTATTTTACTATGGAGCATGAAGTATAAATAAAGCTTTGCTTTTCCGGTTATTATACTATACAGCTACCCAccctgtttttaatttgttttgaaccagcaatttatttatgttactttaaatacattttgcatctaTACTCAGTTTGAGAACTGATTTTCAAGATATCATCATGAACTTTAGTTTATCAAAACTTCAGGTTAAAGACTTcttttgaaaagagaaaacaCTTGGGACCAGAAGTAGCAAACTACAAGgttctaaaaacataaatgatCATTTAATTGAAGTGATCTTAGTGCAACGAAAACATGTTGACTACTTACATTTTCTGCACGTAAAGTGTACTAAATagcaataataattattgtaatgtGTAGGGATTTTTActagtttaaagaaaaagtaaaagaaagctATGTGATGTGGGTCCTGTGTCTTCATTATGATTGAGAaggtactaaaacaaaaaataacctattataattttttacttcTTAATATCTCAAGCAAGCAATGGCAATCTGCTGCAGTGCAGACACTGTGAGAACACAAGCCTTCCTACACCCCTAAAGAGGTATGTAGGGACTTGTAGTTCAACAGCATCTAAAAGGCCAGAGGCTGTCCAGGGCTGGGATGCAAAGTGTACAATACAGCAATTGTAATACCCAGATGGCATGAGAATTCTATAGTGCTCCATCATTCATTTTCAAGACACAGGAATGAAAAGGACAAGTATTTCTGGTTTGTATTTGCAAAGACATTATCTGCTATGTCTTTTTAGAAGCATACCTTACCTTTGCTTGTCTATTCAATTTATCTTTATctaatacctaaatattttaaacatttggagAGTAAATCACTAAATTTAATCACAACGATGCGTTATGATTTTCTAAAATGagtaataaaactaatatttaaaaaaagcttcaATAAACGTGGAAATCAATCGTGATTAGATTGGCAGTTGGCAAGAGTACACATATAGTTTCTTTACAGTTTAAATAGGACAAGTAAAatgactaaaataaaacaaaatgcaatttgAGACTCTGGAAAATTGTTTCAGTTAAAATTAAATTCTTAAACCAAATGTATTTGCATCCACTTCGATCCATATACTATTGAGGATAGCGTGCAACAagctcatttttgttttgtgacttttatttATGACTGATAACTTACAAacaccatttatatatattttattttggtaatgaCTGCATTTGGAGTCATCGTCCTCTATCATGCATGAAGTACAAAAAGTATTTCTTAAAtggtgtaaaaaaatttaaaactcaagtacaatgtttttattgaattaaaaaagcAACTTGATAATAcattaatattgtttaaaataattacctgtGGGGAGGCTGAACTGAAAACAAGAAATACGTTAAGAGTATAAAATCATTGCGTAAATCAAGCTCAGGCTTCTGGGCCTATAACATtctggcaaaaataaataattcaatagaAACTAAAGCTTTGTGGTTCTCAGTAGATTCTAAGACATTTTAAACACaactaaaaattacacaaatattgAATAAACTGTGATATCTTACTTGGAGAAAAAGATGAAAAGTGgtaaacatttattaacacatatctttttttttaaacaacttctgAGTATGCTTTGTGTATCTCTGATGTTCTATTCAAAAGCAAGTATTTGAAAATCTGCGAGTTTACCTGCATGGTTCCATAGATACAATACTGTATAGAAAAATGTCAAAACTCCTATCAACTTCATTTACAACTTTGGCTGCATGAGAGGAGATCTATAAGCACATACtgttagaattaaatatttatttaaaacctcagggttttttcttttacataccaAGATCTCAAGCCTTCATTTTAAGATGTCATTGGttctaaaatcaatattttatcttGGATACATAATGCATTTCCCCCCTAAAACAGGCTGGCTCTATGTGGTGAAGCAAACTACACTGCCTGACTGCTGAACAATATAAAAGTGTGCTTgttattcattacaaaaaaaaccaaaTCGACTGGAATGCAATGTGTTCTGTTATTTTTCAGGCCATTAATATTTTAAGCCATGCCACTTATTTAAAATGTGAATCACCCTGGGTGAAAGGACGAAGGGCTGTTATGGCTGCCACGTTAAAGGAAccgaaaacatttttttttgcttttttttttttaagctaaaaataatttccatttctATTGACAGTAACCAGAAAATTTTGAAAGATGTACCAGAATGCCTATGGAACAAATGGTAATTTGACTTTTACAACTATaccagcattaaaaaataaaaccgcgAACGTACGAGGCCTACATTGAGTGGCTTCATATTAGGTGAAAAAGCAATTTTGACAAAGAATTGTGATGctacttcaaacaaaaaaaatttgcacacaTGCTATAATGATAAAGAACATGCTATAGCATCTAAATGTTACAACAGTAAACAAGTAATAGAATTTTAAGTATTTCTGTGAAGGGGAGGGATTTCATTCTGATGCGACACATAAATGGCCCAACCTCTACAACTAAGAGCTAGAACTGGCATAGTATTGAAAAATAAGCTTCAGTATTGTGGAGATCATAAACAGTACCTGCTTTCTCAGTGCACAGCTTGTAAGCGAAATTGGGAGCCTCCTGGGTAAGAAGTGAAAGTATTTCTTCATCATTCTCCTCTACCACACGTTCACACTGCAAGAAATGAGATAACTAGTGTAGTCAACACAAAATACCACTCGCTATTACGATACATTATTCCGATATTGGCGCATTTTAAAAccaacatttagtttttttttatccaggaaaACCAAGATGATAAATTATTATGCATGACTGTAAAGACATTAAATATTGGAATTagacataaaaatgtgaaaaaaagcaattacaattTTTTGACTGAGCAATACCGACAAAATCGAGTATTGCTTTTTAGCATCTAAATTAAACAATTAGGCAACActtgtagaagaaaaaaataaaaaattaaatatacaattgtattTGCTTGctgtattgcaaaaatatttactatatataattatatatttactatatatataaaatacttgtattatttaaaatattatttaaaatatttttatgttttaaaaaaagaaacaaaatgatatattaaaaaaggttGTGTAAAAAGGCTATACTGGTATAAggtacttttaaattttaaaatacatattagaattttgtaaagatatataaatatttataaaaaacaattaaaaagcaaCAGACTGAACAACTTACGGCATACTTTAAAGGACTGCCATCTCCAGGATTGAATTGAAAACTGTTAAAGTCTAGCGAAGGAAATCCTTCGTTCTCTCTTGGTGCAAACCTTTTGAATGACTTTTCCTTAGTTTCAGGGTCAATATATAGGCTATAGTCATCCATTTTTTCGCATATGCTTTCCAAAACTTCTGTTAGATATACTTCAGATTTCACTAAGGCaacctaaagaaagaaaaactaaatcaGAACTGCAGAAAATCAAAGCATGCTTAGAAACATATGAAGAAagaatataaacctaaaaaacatataaacgTCAAATTGCAATAATTGTCAAAATTTTACTTAGAAGatataaatagttacatagtttccATACTTCTTCTATGAGTAAGAGTTGTAGAAAGCCCTTTGCTTAGAATAGTTGTTGTACGCCATCTCCAATGCAGCTGTTTTAATGCTTCCCAGGGGCTTTGTGCAGAAAATAATAGCTTACAAAATGTAACTTCTCCCAGGTTCTACTGTTTCAGCTTTATTTCATAACAGCTGGTCCATGTCTTTGTCTCATTCGCTTTCCTCCTGAATTAAGCAAGAATTCAAGAAGCTTTTACACACTACCTACATACTTAGTGAGTGCCTCAACAGCAAATACTCAAAGGGTCAAAGAGCACCCAGTATTCTTGGTAACCGGCACAAAAAGCTCACTCCCCAGTCTAGACAGGTCAAGGTGCAAGATGGTCCTATCTCTGTTGCTTCTTCCGGATTGGGGGTGTGAAGTGAAGCCAAGTGCACAGTAAACAATACTGATGCATCTTTGGGCCTTTCGGAGGCTTTCTCTCCACCCTCTGCTGATCAAAGTAGGAAGTTTTCATGACAACCACAGTCAAAGGGGTCGAATCACAAATGAACTAGATTTCTGCAATGTTGATATATCCAGTCTCTATTGTCTCCTTTCAGACACAGTATGAACCCTTCCGGTCTCAATGACTACATTATAGAGGCACTTTCACATGTGTGCTTCATTTACACAAAGGGTTTCCTTGCTTCACCACCATCTGGacacaaatcaaataaatacaggCTGGAGAATTAAAATTTGGGGCTAGCTTTTATTGTTTCATTCATGCTCCATTTAAAATTCAGCCTTCTGGATGTGACATTTGTTTCTgagctaagtaaaaaaaaaaaaaaaaaagagacaaagaaaAACTATATTGGTTCTAAGGCACGTTGCATTGaaattaaattcacattttattaaaaataaaatagaaaagaaataaaactatactcattataaattgcaataatatttatttaaaaaaggatattactagtttttgcaaaaagaaataataacaataatgaaaaaaaatattcactagtTTTTACaagctgtaatatattgtatatatatatattgtggtgttAGAAGACACCTATGAAACTTTCAGTAATTTTGGAAAATGCAAAACTGCAAGGATGACACAATctagattttttgtgttttttcttggtAGATTTAGTGATGCCCGTTTGAAGATTTCatgaaaatggtaaataaaaaggcTTGTGCATGACCCAGCCACGCATGTAACATACAGCAATACAAGAGTTCATTGAAAGCAGAAATTAGCTGGGGCAAGTTTGATGTGTGCCACAATCATTTTAAAGTCATGCTATTAATCCACACAATTATACATAGctgaaaaaaggcatttttaacaCCTACATGTAATGCTCAGACAGCTGACGAAACTAAAATCTATTGAAAAGCATATGCAGACGGGGGCCTGTCTGAGCTCCGCTGGCACCCATTGCAGAGGCTAAAACTGGCACCACCCACAGCTGCATCAGTCATTTGAGAATGCGGCATTG
This window harbors:
- the CNPY1 gene encoding protein canopy homolog 1 isoform X2, which produces MTLLVIQFALLLVTFLCNHVEGKRDPITYCGACRALVDELQHEIRKVNPSKTIDVGSFRISPDGTQVQNKVALVKSEVYLTEVLESICEKMDDYSLYIDPETKEKSFKRFAPRENEGFPSLDFNSFQFNPGDGSPLKYACERVVEENDEEILSLLTQEAPNFAYKLCTEKAGFCKDIPHSEL